The following proteins come from a genomic window of Methanosarcina sp. MTP4:
- a CDS encoding methyltransferase domain-containing protein yields the protein MHDDRALNNDQLVDDGQVLNDDQDAYGHEIYDCFRGKCASELVECEYGHLCVSESPEVYLSEYEDWPSYQQKAMGYVRGRVLDIGCGAGRHALYLQEKGFDVLGIDTSPLAVEVCKLRGLKKVKVMSISEVCSVIDSKVDSGPGKFGTILMLGNNFGLFGSFERAKLLLEKFHEITEDNARIIAESTDPYNSIDPSYLQYLESNKKRGRMPGQLRLRVRYGGYVTPWFDYLYVSKGEMKEILKGSGWRVRKFIDSGDSVYVAVIEKEGGEEKGFLGRVVGLIK from the coding sequence ATGCACGATGACAGGGCCTTGAACAATGACCAGCTTGTGGACGACGGCCAGGTTCTAAACGACGACCAGGATGCATACGGCCACGAAATCTACGACTGCTTTAGAGGAAAATGCGCATCTGAGCTTGTAGAATGCGAATACGGGCACTTATGCGTATCCGAAAGCCCGGAGGTTTATCTTTCCGAATATGAAGACTGGCCTTCATACCAGCAAAAAGCCATGGGCTACGTACGAGGGCGGGTTCTGGACATAGGTTGCGGAGCCGGAAGGCATGCCCTGTATCTTCAGGAAAAAGGGTTCGATGTCCTTGGTATAGATACTTCTCCCCTGGCGGTTGAAGTCTGTAAACTGAGGGGCCTTAAAAAAGTAAAAGTGATGTCCATAAGCGAGGTCTGTTCCGTGATTGATTCCAAAGTAGATTCCGGACCCGGAAAATTCGGGACCATTCTCATGCTGGGAAATAACTTCGGGCTTTTCGGGAGCTTCGAAAGGGCAAAGCTGCTGCTTGAAAAGTTCCATGAAATTACGGAGGATAACGCGAGGATCATTGCCGAGAGCACCGATCCGTATAATTCGATTGATCCTTCTTACCTGCAATACCTGGAGTCCAACAAAAAGAGGGGGAGGATGCCCGGGCAGTTGAGACTTCGGGTTAGGTACGGTGGCTACGTGACTCCGTGGTTTGATTATTTGTATGTGTCAAAGGGCGAAATGAAAGAGATATTGAAGGGGAGCGGGTGGAGGGTTAGAAAGTTCATTGATTCGGGGGATTCGGTGTATGTGGCAGTTATTGAGAAAGAGGGAGGAGAGGAGAAGGGGTTTTTAGGCAGGGTTGTCGGGTTGATAAAATAA
- the mauJ gene encoding methylamine utilization protein MauJ, with product MARLGGIHLGGTKNISPNQTFNSGVGFFLASNSEISKLYSLNCRSNESFPLVTEIEKTFSFFDETPPLSIENNETFSLDDGMWEVEVKKDHKSIVARCPHSLSPGQILKYGFEACQKALDLISVIHKKNMILKDPGTSHILLFKEKNKYILREVSMVDLAISFEVSVTKMDKNGNIVPEPVQPEPEWLPAFRYYRLSQSTNDLYEAYRNLYLGFESLLNEIHTKSKEGEGKWLKDALYSINKKINLSEYVPSERMENPVDFIFKNQYISTRCPLFHAKDKVILPHALLNPEQVSTEYRRLIEIWHAIVSRYFNVSPSGGLVTDQGFKALMGGMFDNGFTFQVTDDPTPLSPDDSVVSPLNHPVISLNDIEFKKDHALCQVMLAGNLEGTGLKKIELIHRIGLLKEGLITEEFIDDGLFLEGVDRMEINQTIRLINKNKPKTEF from the coding sequence ATGGCTAGGTTAGGCGGCATTCACCTTGGAGGAACTAAGAATATAAGTCCAAATCAAACGTTTAATAGTGGTGTCGGTTTTTTTCTTGCTTCAAATAGTGAAATTAGCAAACTTTATTCATTAAATTGTAGGTCAAATGAAAGTTTTCCATTAGTTACTGAAATTGAGAAAACATTTTCATTTTTTGATGAAACACCACCTTTAAGCATTGAAAATAATGAGACATTTTCTTTAGATGACGGTATGTGGGAAGTAGAAGTAAAAAAAGACCACAAATCGATTGTTGCAAGATGCCCCCACTCTTTAAGCCCCGGCCAAATATTAAAATATGGTTTCGAAGCATGCCAGAAAGCTTTGGATCTCATATCTGTCATTCATAAGAAAAATATGATACTTAAAGATCCAGGAACTTCACACATATTACTTTTCAAAGAAAAAAACAAGTACATACTCAGAGAAGTTTCAATGGTAGATTTAGCTATTTCATTTGAAGTATCAGTTACTAAAATGGACAAGAATGGAAATATTGTTCCCGAACCGGTTCAACCAGAACCTGAATGGTTACCAGCATTTCGATACTATCGTCTATCTCAGTCAACTAACGACCTGTATGAAGCCTATAGGAATCTTTACTTGGGCTTCGAATCATTATTAAATGAAATACATACAAAAAGTAAAGAGGGAGAGGGAAAGTGGCTAAAAGATGCATTGTATAGTATAAATAAAAAGATTAACCTTTCAGAATATGTACCATCTGAAAGGATGGAAAATCCTGTAGATTTTATTTTCAAAAATCAGTATATATCAACGCGATGTCCCCTTTTTCATGCCAAAGATAAAGTAATTTTACCTCATGCACTTCTAAACCCTGAACAGGTTTCAACAGAATACAGAAGGTTGATAGAAATCTGGCATGCGATTGTATCAAGATATTTCAACGTATCTCCAAGTGGAGGTTTGGTTACAGACCAAGGATTTAAAGCTTTGATGGGGGGAATGTTTGATAATGGTTTTACATTTCAAGTAACAGATGACCCAACACCTTTGTCACCTGATGATTCTGTTGTTAGTCCCCTGAATCATCCAGTGATATCATTAAACGATATCGAATTTAAGAAAGATCATGCATTATGTCAAGTTATGCTAGCTGGAAACTTAGAAGGAACTGGCTTAAAAAAAATTGAGCTAATTCATCGTATTGGCCTGTTAAAAGAAGGCTTAATAACTGAAGAATTTATAGATGATGGATTGTTTTTGGAAGGAGTTGATCGGATGGAAATAAATCAAACCATTAGGTTAATAAACAAAAATAAACCCAAGACGGAGTTCTGA
- a CDS encoding aminotransferase class III-fold pyridoxal phosphate-dependent enzyme produces the protein MEDKRKGERKRERKEEHGMGTGDKMNPQMQEIGMLDTIGPRSLEVIEEDCNVMSACETRPYPLVVDRAKGSVVTDLDGREYIDFVAGIAVLNAGHSNPAVQAAISAQLEKMTHCCSADFFAEPPLKLARKLRELSGYSKVFYCNSGTEAVEAAIKLATWKTGKQNLIGFYNSFHGRTLGSLSLTSSKARQKEHFPGIRTVHTHYAYCYRCPLNLEYPGCGVECAKQIENLIFRKELNPEDTAAVFVEPIQGEGGYIVPPPEFHKELRKICTDNDVLLAADEVQAGCFRTGPFLAMENFGVKPDISCLAKALGSGLPMGAMLADASLMDWPPGVHSNTFGGNLLASAGSLAALEFMEKEKTGAHARSLGSHIQQRLRELQDSYPCIGDVRGLGLMIGAEIVKPDKSIDPATRNRIVREGYKQGIMLLGCGESVIRFSPPLVMTEEEADKGLERFEEAVKRGVR, from the coding sequence GTGGAAGATAAAAGAAAAGGGGAAAGAAAAAGGGAAAGAAAGGAAGAGCACGGAATGGGAACAGGAGATAAAATGAATCCTCAGATGCAGGAAATCGGAATGCTTGACACCATCGGTCCAAGGTCCCTTGAAGTGATCGAAGAGGACTGCAACGTGATGTCCGCCTGCGAGACCCGTCCCTACCCCCTGGTGGTGGACAGGGCGAAAGGTTCCGTAGTAACGGACCTGGACGGCAGGGAGTACATCGATTTCGTTGCCGGGATCGCGGTCCTGAACGCAGGCCACTCGAACCCGGCTGTACAGGCTGCCATCTCCGCCCAGCTTGAAAAAATGACGCACTGCTGTTCTGCGGACTTTTTTGCCGAGCCTCCCCTGAAACTTGCCCGAAAACTCCGGGAACTTTCCGGCTACTCGAAAGTCTTCTACTGCAACAGCGGGACCGAAGCCGTGGAAGCCGCAATCAAACTTGCCACCTGGAAGACCGGTAAGCAGAACCTGATCGGCTTTTACAACTCCTTCCACGGCAGGACCTTAGGCTCGCTTTCCCTCACCTCCTCCAAAGCCCGGCAGAAAGAGCACTTCCCCGGCATCCGCACCGTGCACACCCACTACGCCTACTGCTACCGCTGCCCCCTGAACCTGGAATACCCCGGCTGCGGGGTCGAGTGCGCAAAGCAGATCGAAAACCTGATCTTCAGGAAAGAACTGAACCCCGAAGACACAGCAGCCGTTTTCGTAGAACCCATCCAGGGCGAAGGCGGCTACATCGTCCCTCCCCCCGAGTTCCACAAAGAGCTCCGGAAAATCTGCACCGATAACGACGTCCTCCTGGCAGCCGACGAAGTGCAGGCAGGCTGCTTCCGCACCGGCCCCTTCCTTGCCATGGAAAACTTTGGAGTAAAACCCGACATCTCCTGCCTTGCAAAAGCCCTCGGCTCAGGCCTTCCCATGGGCGCAATGCTCGCCGACGCCTCTCTCATGGACTGGCCCCCCGGTGTCCACTCAAACACCTTCGGCGGAAACCTCCTCGCCTCAGCAGGCTCCCTTGCAGCCCTGGAATTCATGGAAAAAGAAAAAACCGGAGCCCACGCCAGGTCCCTCGGCTCCCATATCCAGCAGCGCCTCCGGGAACTCCAGGACTCCTACCCCTGCATAGGCGACGTCCGGGGCCTCGGCCTCATGATCGGCGCCGAAATCGTCAAACCCGACAAGTCCATCGACCCCGCAACCCGGAACCGCATCGTCCGGGAAGGCTACAAACAGGGCATCATGCTCCTGGGCTGCGGGGAATCTGTGATAAGGTTTTCACCGCCGCTGGTTATGACAGAAGAGGAGGCTGATAAGGGGCTGGAGAGGTTTGAAGAGGCGGTGAAGAGGGGAGTGAGGTGA